One genomic segment of Salinigranum rubrum includes these proteins:
- a CDS encoding P-loop NTPase, protein MGRVYAIASAKGGVGKTTTTAALGATLAAAGHRVAVVDADIGMPNLGRMLGVSPDGPTLHDVLAGEADPLDAVYEGPDGLTVVPGAPALDAYAKADPRGLERVFEALADYDVVLVDTGAGLSHDTLFPLGLADAVLLVSTPSTDALGDTEKTNQLAARVGVPVAGLVLTRVDTTRVDVEAVAAAVDADLLEVVPEDPSIGTGADEDSPVTPDPDGPAAAAYRTLADAVTADAMDDAFDEAAVAVETQEGVEDADGETEADDAESRAAGDDADGVDADSADEAESDGTEDTVAAEEVDATAAAEGTDDEGGRDSLDVDDIDVSSLIEDSSTDVDDIDVSSLFEDDENRDAPDDAGPGEAEDLSALLEEAVSEAATDTEADLGNDGDDTADSDGTASPSGPVESDEDAGSEGDGESDEDVGAESRGGGGIASALADAEAGAGAPETRDRSDTPDATDATDATDAVEADDESDPTADEDRSVADVVVEAEPDADTDVTFDTTPADDDGVTIDSDESPDIPDAEAREDAADEHETADDAADTDGDDSDRESAAADAADTTDAADDADAVDDADTGDEESSDEKKGLFRRFFG, encoded by the coding sequence ATGGGACGGGTCTACGCCATCGCGAGCGCGAAAGGCGGGGTCGGCAAGACGACCACGACGGCGGCGCTGGGGGCGACGCTCGCCGCCGCCGGGCACCGGGTCGCTGTCGTCGACGCCGACATCGGCATGCCGAACCTCGGCCGGATGCTCGGCGTCTCCCCCGACGGACCGACCCTCCACGACGTGCTCGCGGGCGAGGCCGACCCGCTCGACGCCGTCTACGAGGGCCCCGACGGCCTGACCGTCGTCCCCGGCGCCCCGGCCCTCGACGCGTACGCGAAGGCCGACCCCCGCGGCCTCGAACGGGTCTTCGAAGCGCTCGCCGACTACGACGTCGTCCTCGTCGACACCGGCGCGGGACTGAGCCACGACACCCTCTTCCCGCTCGGCCTCGCCGACGCCGTCCTCTTGGTGTCGACGCCCTCGACCGACGCCCTCGGCGACACGGAGAAGACGAACCAACTCGCCGCCCGCGTCGGCGTCCCCGTCGCGGGGCTGGTCCTGACGCGCGTCGACACGACGCGCGTCGACGTCGAGGCAGTCGCGGCAGCGGTCGACGCCGACCTTCTGGAGGTCGTCCCCGAGGACCCCTCAATCGGGACCGGGGCGGACGAGGACTCCCCGGTAACCCCCGACCCGGACGGCCCGGCGGCCGCCGCCTACCGGACGCTGGCCGACGCCGTCACCGCCGACGCGATGGACGACGCGTTCGACGAGGCGGCCGTCGCCGTCGAGACCCAGGAGGGGGTCGAGGACGCGGACGGGGAGACCGAAGCCGACGACGCCGAGAGTCGGGCCGCGGGAGACGACGCGGACGGCGTCGACGCCGACAGCGCGGACGAGGCTGAGAGCGACGGGACCGAGGACACGGTCGCCGCCGAGGAGGTGGACGCGACCGCCGCCGCCGAGGGTACGGACGACGAGGGCGGTCGCGACTCCCTCGACGTGGACGACATCGACGTCTCCTCGCTCATCGAGGACAGTTCCACCGACGTGGACGACATCGACGTCTCCTCGCTGTTCGAGGACGACGAGAACCGCGACGCCCCCGACGACGCTGGTCCCGGGGAGGCTGAGGATCTCTCCGCGCTCCTCGAAGAAGCCGTCAGCGAGGCGGCCACCGACACCGAGGCCGACCTCGGGAACGACGGTGACGACACGGCCGATTCCGACGGCACTGCGTCACCGTCCGGTCCCGTGGAGTCGGACGAGGACGCGGGATCGGAGGGGGATGGAGAGTCGGACGAGGACGTCGGGGCTGAGAGCCGGGGTGGTGGCGGTATCGCGTCGGCGCTCGCGGACGCGGAGGCGGGCGCTGGGGCACCGGAAACGAGGGACAGATCCGACACGCCTGACGCGACCGACGCGACCGACGCGACCGACGCGGTCGAGGCCGACGACGAGAGCGACCCCACGGCCGACGAGGACCGTTCGGTGGCCGACGTGGTCGTCGAAGCCGAACCCGACGCGGACACCGACGTGACGTTCGACACGACACCGGCGGACGACGACGGCGTCACCATCGACTCGGACGAGTCGCCCGACATCCCGGACGCCGAGGCACGGGAGGACGCCGCGGACGAACACGAGACTGCGGACGACGCTGCCGATACGGACGGGGACGACTCGGACCGAGAGAGTGCCGCTGCCGACGCGGCGGATACTACCGATGCCGCTGACGACGCCGACGCTGTCGACGACGCCGATACTGGTGACGAGGAGTCGTCCGACGAGAAGAAGGGGTTGTTCCGGCGCTTCTTCGGCTGA
- a CDS encoding DUF120 domain-containing protein, whose amino-acid sequence MSESAQTPAVGHDELAALRRVALDGGLAGPVKISCSGLAAGLETSGQTASRRLQRLEEAGYLDRDVVSDGQWVSVTEAGEAALRAEYAKYRELFESPGAVTLEGNVTGGMGEGKHYISLSGYMEQFRERLGYEPYPGTLNIDLAADSVRVRAGIRSLDAVPIDAWEDDERTFGSATCYAARLTGDEETYEGAHIIVPDRTHHDETQLEVIAPDRLRDALGLDDGERVVVTVEDV is encoded by the coding sequence ATGTCAGAATCGGCACAGACGCCGGCCGTCGGTCACGACGAACTCGCCGCCCTCCGGCGGGTCGCGCTCGACGGTGGGCTGGCCGGCCCCGTCAAGATCTCCTGTTCGGGGCTGGCCGCCGGGTTGGAGACGTCGGGCCAGACCGCCTCGCGCCGCCTCCAGCGGTTGGAGGAGGCGGGCTACCTCGACCGCGACGTCGTGAGCGACGGCCAGTGGGTGTCGGTCACCGAGGCCGGCGAGGCGGCGCTCCGAGCGGAGTACGCGAAGTACCGCGAACTGTTCGAGTCGCCCGGGGCCGTCACGCTCGAAGGCAACGTCACCGGCGGGATGGGCGAGGGGAAACACTACATCTCGCTGTCGGGCTACATGGAGCAGTTCCGCGAGCGCCTCGGCTACGAACCCTATCCGGGAACGCTCAACATCGACCTCGCGGCGGATAGCGTGCGAGTCCGCGCGGGTATCCGTTCGCTCGACGCCGTCCCCATCGACGCGTGGGAGGACGACGAGCGGACGTTCGGCTCCGCGACCTGTTACGCCGCCCGCCTGACCGGCGACGAGGAGACGTACGAGGGCGCACACATCATCGTCCCCGACCGCACCCACCACGACGAGACGCAGTTGGAGGTCATCGCCCCCGACCGACTCCGCGACGCCCTCGGCCTCGACGACGGGGAGCGCGTCGTCGTCACCGTGGAGGACGTCTGA